In Marisediminicola antarctica, one DNA window encodes the following:
- a CDS encoding DUF2530 domain-containing protein produces the protein MRIWLKDADRRPDPAPVTTDDRKAVLVGTGAWVVALVLLAVMPEEGGNSWWLLACAIGVGLGLLGLIYTHYRQR, from the coding sequence ATGCGAATCTGGCTCAAGGATGCCGATCGGCGGCCCGACCCTGCGCCGGTGACGACCGACGACCGCAAGGCCGTGCTCGTCGGGACTGGGGCCTGGGTCGTCGCGCTCGTCCTCCTCGCCGTCATGCCGGAGGAGGGCGGCAACAGCTGGTGGCTGCTGGCCTGCGCGATCGGCGTCGGACTGGGGCTTCTCGGGCTGATCTACACCCACTACCGCCAGCGCTGA
- the serC gene encoding phosphoserine transaminase yields the protein MSQITIPTDLMPADGRFGCGPSKVRAEQLAYLTGAGAGILGTSHRQAPVKNLVGRVQDGLTALFRLPDGYEVVLGNGGSTAFWDAAAFGLIEKRSQNLTFGEFGSKFAAAAAAPFLEAPHVIDAVAGSLSTVDAQPGIDVYAWPHNETSTGVMAPVERVHGDPGALTVVDATSAAGGIDFDAAQTDVYYFAPQKNFASDGGLWLALFSPAALERVATVAASGRYIPEFLSLKNAVDNSRLKQTLNTPALSTLLLLENQIEWINGNGGLAWANARTTESSSALYDWAASVDYATPFVADPDHRSQVVVTIDFDERIDAAAIAKVLRANGIVDTEPYRKLGRNQLRVATFVAIEPDDVRQLIRAIEFVVGSL from the coding sequence ATGTCCCAGATCACCATTCCCACCGACCTCATGCCCGCCGATGGACGATTCGGATGCGGCCCCTCGAAGGTCAGGGCCGAGCAGCTCGCCTACCTCACGGGCGCGGGCGCCGGGATCCTCGGCACCTCGCATCGGCAGGCACCGGTAAAGAACCTCGTCGGGCGAGTTCAGGACGGGCTCACCGCGCTCTTCCGCCTGCCCGACGGTTACGAGGTCGTGCTGGGCAACGGCGGATCTACCGCGTTCTGGGATGCGGCGGCGTTCGGGCTGATCGAGAAGCGCAGCCAGAACCTCACCTTCGGCGAGTTCGGGTCGAAGTTCGCCGCTGCTGCGGCCGCCCCGTTCCTCGAGGCCCCACACGTCATCGATGCCGTTGCCGGATCGCTCAGCACGGTCGATGCGCAGCCGGGAATCGACGTGTACGCGTGGCCGCACAACGAGACCTCCACCGGCGTCATGGCCCCGGTCGAGCGGGTGCACGGCGACCCGGGAGCCCTCACTGTGGTCGATGCGACGAGCGCAGCGGGCGGCATCGACTTCGACGCGGCCCAAACCGATGTCTACTACTTCGCACCGCAGAAGAATTTTGCGTCCGACGGCGGACTGTGGCTTGCGCTGTTCTCCCCCGCCGCGCTCGAGCGGGTTGCGACGGTCGCCGCGAGCGGCCGCTACATTCCCGAGTTCCTGAGCCTCAAGAACGCGGTCGACAACTCGCGCCTCAAGCAGACCCTCAACACGCCCGCGCTCTCGACCCTGCTGCTGCTCGAGAACCAGATCGAGTGGATCAACGGCAACGGCGGACTCGCCTGGGCGAACGCCCGCACGACCGAGTCATCGTCGGCGCTCTATGACTGGGCGGCGAGCGTCGACTACGCGACACCATTCGTTGCGGACCCCGACCACCGCTCGCAGGTCGTCGTCACGATCGACTTCGATGAGCGCATCGACGCGGCGGCCATCGCCAAGGTGTTGCGCGCGAACGGCATCGTCGACACGGAGCCCTACCGCAAGCTCGGCCGCAACCAGTTGCGAGTCGCTACGTTTGTTGCAATCGAGCCGGATGATGTGCGCCAGCTCATCCGTGCGATCGAGTTCGTGGTGGGTAGCCTGTAA